One Kribbella sp. NBC_00662 genomic region harbors:
- a CDS encoding DUF58 domain-containing protein codes for MRQALRGLTTRGRAFVAAGLTASLCALLLGQKDLLRVGILLAALPVVAALVVGRTRLRLQVRRSLAPDQVPVGTQATVELTLSNQGRMPAGLLLLEDRIPYVLGHRPRFVVDRVSPNWRRTVTYPVKSDVRGLFQVGPLMLTVADPFGLVETSRTFTRSQHLLVTPRVYRLPEIRLGADRAGSGENRPRAIAAAGEEDATVREYRDGDDLRRVHWRSTARRGELMVRREEQPWQSRCALFLDARTISHHGHGPSSSLEWAVSAAASAGIDRIRRGYVTTMLGGPTTLNAITHRTSASVHQPLTQQQLLTECATVEEHKYAELGPLLTVDRHAQEPSLVIAILGACSTDDVIALNRWRTSQATGVALLLDAASWAVGAEATEKAARLTAATDATENELRRNGWRVARVRRGDHLPTVWSGLGLRSGRIA; via the coding sequence ATGCGGCAGGCACTGCGCGGACTGACCACCAGGGGGCGGGCGTTCGTCGCGGCCGGTCTCACCGCATCGCTCTGCGCGCTGCTCCTCGGCCAGAAGGACCTGCTGCGCGTCGGCATCCTGCTGGCCGCGCTGCCGGTCGTCGCCGCCCTCGTCGTCGGCCGGACCCGACTGCGACTGCAGGTACGGCGCAGCCTCGCGCCGGACCAGGTCCCGGTCGGGACGCAGGCGACCGTGGAGCTGACCCTGAGCAACCAGGGCCGGATGCCCGCGGGGCTGCTGCTGCTCGAGGACCGCATTCCTTATGTACTGGGTCACCGGCCGCGGTTCGTCGTCGACCGCGTGAGTCCGAACTGGCGTCGTACGGTCACCTATCCGGTCAAGTCCGACGTACGTGGGCTGTTCCAGGTCGGGCCGTTGATGCTGACCGTGGCCGACCCGTTCGGGCTGGTGGAGACCAGCCGGACGTTCACGCGCAGCCAGCATCTGCTGGTCACGCCGCGGGTGTACCGGCTGCCTGAGATCCGTCTCGGCGCGGACCGGGCCGGCTCGGGCGAGAACCGGCCCCGGGCGATCGCCGCTGCTGGTGAAGAGGACGCGACGGTCCGCGAGTACCGCGACGGCGACGACCTGCGCCGGGTGCACTGGCGCTCGACTGCTCGCCGCGGTGAGCTGATGGTCCGCCGTGAGGAGCAGCCCTGGCAGAGCCGGTGTGCGTTGTTCCTGGACGCGCGGACGATCTCGCACCACGGGCACGGTCCGTCGTCCAGCCTGGAGTGGGCGGTCAGCGCGGCCGCGTCGGCCGGGATCGACCGGATCCGGCGCGGGTATGTCACCACGATGCTCGGCGGACCGACCACGCTGAACGCGATCACCCACCGGACGTCCGCGTCGGTGCACCAGCCGCTCACCCAGCAGCAGCTGCTGACCGAGTGCGCGACCGTCGAGGAGCACAAGTACGCCGAGCTCGGTCCGCTGCTGACCGTCGATCGGCACGCGCAGGAGCCGAGCCTGGTGATCGCGATCCTGGGCGCCTGTAGCACCGATGACGTCATCGCCCTGAACCGCTGGCGGACCAGCCAGGCGACCGGAGTCGCCCTGCTGCTGGACGCGGCCAGCTGGGCGGTCGGCGCCGAGGCGACCGAGAAGGCAGCCCGGCTGACCGCCGCCACAGACGCAACCGAGAACGAACTACGCCGCAACGGCTGGCGAGTAGCCAGAGTCCGCCGCGGCGACCACCTCCCCACCGTGTGGTCCGGCCTCGGACTACGGAGCGGACGGATCGCATGA
- a CDS encoding MoxR family ATPase — protein MEQVIEGKPDVVEVAITVLLAEGHLLIEDVPGVGKTMLAKALAKSIDCTVRRIQFTPDLLPSDITGVSVFNQEIRDFEFKPGAVFANIVVGDEINRASPKTQAALLESMEERQVTVDTTTYHLDAPFMVIATQNPIEMEGTYPLPEAQRDRFMARVSMGYPEPAAELRMLDGHAADDPLLSLQPVTDGQQILRLVKTVQSVHVSEGVKEYAVALVGATRRSQELRLGASPRSTLHLIRAARAAAALDAREFVLPDDIQELAVPVLAHRVLPAAEAHLGGRGAADIISGLVSSVALPRTRRD, from the coding sequence ATGGAGCAGGTGATCGAGGGCAAACCCGACGTGGTCGAGGTCGCCATCACCGTTCTGCTGGCCGAGGGACATCTGCTGATCGAGGACGTGCCGGGCGTCGGCAAGACGATGCTGGCGAAGGCGCTGGCGAAGTCGATCGACTGCACCGTGCGCCGGATCCAGTTCACGCCGGACCTGCTGCCGTCGGACATCACCGGCGTCTCCGTCTTCAACCAGGAGATCCGCGACTTCGAGTTCAAGCCCGGCGCGGTGTTCGCGAACATCGTCGTCGGCGACGAGATCAACCGTGCCTCGCCGAAGACCCAGGCCGCGCTGCTGGAGTCGATGGAGGAGCGCCAGGTCACCGTCGACACCACGACGTACCACCTGGACGCGCCGTTCATGGTGATCGCGACGCAGAACCCGATCGAGATGGAAGGCACCTACCCGCTCCCCGAGGCACAGCGCGACCGGTTCATGGCCCGCGTATCGATGGGCTACCCGGAGCCGGCCGCCGAGCTGCGGATGCTCGACGGGCACGCGGCCGACGACCCGCTGTTGAGCCTGCAGCCGGTCACCGACGGCCAGCAGATCCTCCGGCTGGTGAAGACGGTGCAGTCCGTGCACGTGTCCGAAGGTGTGAAGGAGTACGCCGTCGCCCTGGTCGGCGCGACCCGGCGGTCGCAGGAGCTGCGGCTCGGCGCCAGCCCGCGGTCGACGCTGCACCTGATCCGGGCGGCGCGTGCGGCGGCAGCGCTCGACGCACGCGAGTTCGTACTGCCGGACGACATCCAGGAGCTCGCGGTGCCGGTCCTCGCGCACCGGGTGCTCCCAGCGGCTGAGGCGCATCTCGGTGGGCGCGGTGCAGCCGACATCATCTCCGGGTTGGTGTCCAGCGTGGCCCTCCCCCGCACCCGCCGGGACTGA